Proteins co-encoded in one Coriobacterium glomerans PW2 genomic window:
- a CDS encoding RelA/SpoT family protein — protein MDAKTRAEHDASLQPFSEMMNYTRADDLPPEIIADNCEKLIQLCRRYMSVEDSDLVERAYCFAAERHENQKRRSGELYINHPVEVAIILAELKMDCDVLCAALLHDTVEDTQTSLDEVASLFGSTVSELVDGVTKLTNIEVGSMDEKQALNLRKMFLAMSRDIRVIIVKLADRLHNMRTLAALSEDRRLFKARETMDVYAPLADRLGMSSIKWELEDLSFFYLDPEAYQRISRMVAESREVRERFLSETIKTLTDELKKMGMGDYQISGRSKHYWSIHQKMRRKGKEFSEIYDLVALRVIAPSMNDCYLTLGAIHSLWHPMPGRFKDYVATPKLNNYRSLHTTVIGPTARPLEIQIRTAEMHEQAEYGIAAHWLYKKSGGCASLKSKEAQRQDEQINTLRHSLDWAASDDIEDAKEFLRTLKADLFDQEIFVFTPKAEVMSLRAGATPLDFAYAVHTEVGNHCVGAKINGAVAPLTHRLSMGERVEILTNKSAKPSRDWLAIVNTPSAKSKIRRYFAMATKDDDAASGRDILARDLRRRGYGISTARSTRALTQIAEQLKYKQLADLFAAIGAGKLAARSVGNKVERLLDPKPLGEKTASGGALSTPAPSRGSRRSPQQEQHRSCGVRMKGSDSGDILIHLAHCCNPVAGDDIVGFITHGRGVSVHRASCPNVKGLMEHAERMTAVEWDCAADALFRVEVVVECLDRMGLLKDVTIAIGDAGGNILSASTSTTREGIAVLRYLVEISDASGLDPLFAAITRVESVYDARRIMPGEGGEQMKRRS, from the coding sequence ATGGATGCGAAGACACGCGCCGAGCATGATGCGTCGCTGCAACCCTTCTCGGAGATGATGAATTACACGCGCGCGGATGATCTGCCGCCCGAGATCATAGCAGACAACTGCGAGAAGCTAATTCAGCTCTGTCGAAGGTATATGAGCGTCGAGGACAGCGATCTCGTGGAGCGCGCCTACTGCTTCGCCGCCGAGCGGCATGAGAACCAGAAGCGCCGTTCGGGCGAGCTGTATATCAACCATCCCGTCGAAGTCGCCATAATCTTAGCGGAGCTCAAGATGGACTGCGACGTTTTGTGCGCGGCGCTGCTGCACGACACGGTCGAGGACACGCAGACCTCGCTCGATGAGGTCGCGAGTCTGTTCGGCTCGACCGTATCCGAGCTCGTCGACGGGGTGACCAAGCTTACGAATATCGAGGTCGGCTCAATGGATGAGAAGCAGGCGCTCAATCTGCGCAAGATGTTTCTCGCCATGAGTCGCGACATCCGCGTGATCATCGTGAAGCTCGCTGATCGCCTGCACAACATGCGCACGCTGGCCGCTCTGAGCGAGGATCGGCGTCTGTTCAAGGCGCGCGAGACCATGGATGTCTACGCGCCCCTCGCCGATCGGCTCGGTATGTCCTCGATCAAATGGGAACTCGAGGACCTGTCGTTCTTCTATCTCGATCCTGAGGCCTACCAGCGCATCTCTCGGATGGTCGCGGAGTCACGCGAGGTGCGGGAGCGCTTTCTCAGCGAGACGATAAAGACGCTTACCGACGAGCTCAAGAAGATGGGGATGGGCGATTATCAAATCAGCGGTCGCTCGAAGCACTACTGGTCCATCCATCAGAAGATGAGACGCAAGGGCAAGGAGTTCTCCGAGATATACGATCTCGTCGCGCTCCGGGTCATCGCGCCCTCCATGAATGATTGCTATCTCACGCTCGGTGCGATCCACTCGCTGTGGCATCCGATGCCCGGCCGCTTCAAGGATTACGTCGCCACGCCGAAGCTCAATAACTACCGCTCGCTCCACACCACCGTCATCGGCCCCACGGCGCGTCCGCTTGAGATTCAGATCCGCACCGCCGAGATGCACGAGCAGGCGGAATACGGCATCGCCGCGCACTGGCTCTACAAGAAGTCGGGAGGTTGCGCCTCTCTCAAATCGAAGGAGGCGCAGCGGCAAGACGAGCAGATAAACACCCTCAGGCATTCGCTCGACTGGGCGGCCTCCGACGACATCGAGGACGCCAAGGAGTTCCTGCGCACCCTCAAGGCCGACCTGTTTGATCAGGAGATCTTCGTCTTCACGCCAAAAGCCGAGGTCATGAGCCTGCGCGCCGGTGCCACACCGCTCGATTTCGCCTACGCCGTCCACACCGAGGTGGGCAATCACTGCGTAGGCGCAAAGATCAACGGAGCCGTGGCGCCGCTCACGCATCGGCTCTCGATGGGCGAGCGCGTCGAGATACTCACGAACAAGTCGGCCAAGCCCTCACGGGATTGGCTGGCGATCGTCAACACCCCCTCTGCGAAGTCGAAGATCCGACGTTACTTCGCGATGGCCACCAAAGACGACGACGCGGCTTCGGGCAGGGATATCCTGGCGCGTGATCTGCGACGTCGAGGCTATGGCATATCCACGGCACGATCGACTCGAGCGCTCACGCAGATCGCCGAACAGCTCAAGTACAAGCAGCTTGCAGACCTGTTCGCGGCGATCGGCGCAGGAAAGCTCGCTGCGCGCTCGGTCGGCAACAAGGTGGAGCGCCTGCTCGATCCCAAACCGCTCGGCGAGAAGACGGCCTCGGGAGGGGCCTTGAGCACTCCCGCGCCCTCCCGCGGGTCCCGGCGTTCCCCTCAGCAGGAGCAACATAGAAGCTGCGGGGTTCGCATGAAGGGTTCCGATAGCGGCGACATCCTCATTCATCTGGCGCATTGCTGCAACCCCGTCGCCGGAGACGATATCGTGGGATTCATCACGCACGGCAGGGGCGTCTCCGTGCACCGTGCGAGCTGCCCGAATGTGAAGGGTCTGATGGAGCACGCCGAGCGTATGACGGCAGTGGAGTGGGACTGCGCGGCCGATGCGCTGTTCCGCGTGGAAGTCGTCGTCGAATGTCTCGATCGCATGGGTCTGCTGAAGGACGTCACCATCGCCATCGGCGACGCGGGAGGCAACATCTTGTCTGCTTCCACATCGACGACCAGAGAAGGGATAGCCGTGCTCCGCTATTTGGTGGAGATTTCTGACGCGAGTGGCCTCGACCCTCTGTTTGCGGCGATCACACGGGTAGAAAGCGTATACGATGCTCGCCGGATCATGCCCGGAGAAGGCGGCGAGCAGATGAAACGGAGGAGTTAG
- the fba gene encoding class II fructose-1,6-bisphosphate aldolase, with the protein MLVNATDMLKKAEEGHFGLGAFNTNNLEWTISILTAAQQAKSPLIIQCTSGAAKWMSSFKVCRDMVVDVMETLDITVPVALHLDHGTYENCFKCIEAGFTSVMYDGSHEKDFQVNLDRTAEIVKIAHAKGISVEAEVGGIGGTEDGVTGMGEIADPQRCAQIAVLGVDFLACGIGNIHGLYPANWQGLSFDTLAAIKKKVGDLPLVLHGGTGIPVDQVKRAITMGVAKINVNTDLQVEFARATRGYIEAGDDLREKGFDPRKLLKPGRDAIVERTKELMGEFGSVGKA; encoded by the coding sequence ATGCTCGTCAATGCAACGGACATGCTCAAGAAGGCTGAGGAGGGCCATTTCGGACTCGGTGCCTTCAACACGAACAACCTGGAGTGGACCATCTCCATCTTGACGGCGGCGCAGCAGGCGAAATCACCGTTGATCATCCAGTGCACCTCCGGTGCGGCAAAATGGATGTCGAGCTTCAAGGTCTGCCGGGATATGGTCGTCGATGTGATGGAGACGCTCGATATCACCGTGCCGGTCGCTCTGCATCTTGATCACGGCACCTATGAGAACTGCTTCAAATGCATCGAAGCGGGCTTCACTTCGGTCATGTATGACGGCAGCCACGAAAAAGACTTTCAGGTCAACCTCGATCGCACGGCCGAGATCGTGAAGATAGCCCATGCCAAGGGCATCTCGGTCGAGGCTGAGGTCGGCGGCATCGGCGGCACCGAGGATGGCGTCACCGGAATGGGCGAGATCGCCGATCCGCAGCGCTGCGCTCAGATCGCCGTGCTGGGAGTCGATTTCCTCGCCTGCGGCATCGGCAACATCCATGGACTGTATCCGGCCAACTGGCAGGGTCTGTCGTTTGACACGCTCGCGGCTATAAAAAAGAAGGTCGGCGATCTGCCGCTCGTGCTTCATGGCGGCACCGGCATCCCGGTCGACCAGGTCAAGCGCGCCATCACGATGGGCGTGGCCAAGATCAATGTCAATACCGATCTGCAGGTTGAGTTCGCTCGTGCCACCCGGGGCTATATCGAGGCGGGAGATGATCTGCGAGAGAAGGGCTTCGACCCCAGAAAGCTTCTCAAGCCCGGTCGCGATGCGATAGTCGAGCGCACCAAGGAGCTCATGGGCGAGTTCGGCTCTGTGGGCAAGGCGTAA
- the infC gene encoding translation initiation factor IF-3 — protein MAPGFFIGHQKEVRKIAKSDDTRINEDITATTCRLIGVDGSQLGVFGIRDAQRIADEQGLDLVEIAPNAEPPVCRVMDYGKFKYQQAMKAKAARKNQSRVEVKEMKFRPKIDVGDFETKKGHVLRFLKKGARVKITIMFRGREMAHPEQGLNVLERLAKDLESCAVVESAPKLEGRNMLMVLAPIKGAFDEEQAEAGGNE, from the coding sequence ATGGCCCCGGGTTTTTTTATTGGCCATCAAAAGGAGGTAAGGAAAATAGCTAAGTCTGACGACACGCGCATCAATGAGGACATCACGGCGACGACATGTCGGCTGATCGGCGTCGACGGATCCCAGCTCGGGGTCTTCGGCATCCGCGACGCTCAGCGCATCGCTGATGAACAGGGCCTCGATCTGGTCGAGATCGCTCCCAACGCGGAGCCCCCGGTCTGCCGGGTCATGGATTACGGCAAGTTCAAGTATCAGCAGGCTATGAAAGCCAAGGCCGCCCGCAAGAACCAGTCCAGGGTCGAGGTCAAGGAGATGAAGTTTCGTCCCAAGATCGACGTCGGCGATTTCGAGACGAAGAAGGGCCATGTCCTGAGGTTTCTCAAAAAGGGCGCCCGCGTGAAGATCACCATCATGTTCCGAGGCCGCGAGATGGCCCATCCCGAGCAGGGCCTGAACGTGCTGGAGAGACTCGCCAAGGATCTTGAAAGCTGCGCTGTGGTCGAGTCCGCACCCAAGCTCGAGGGCCGAAACATGCTCATGGTCCTTGCTCCCATCAAGGGCGCGTTTGACGAGGAGCAGGCCGAGGCAGGCGGCAACGAGTAA
- a CDS encoding MBL fold metallo-hydrolase, which yields MELDTDPKGSIQIETVVNGPIETNTYFVISGAEAVVIDPAWDGAKLTRDFEKGYPGVTIRAIISTHGHADHVGGVAAMRKELGADVAFLISAADAALIGTAIKSMKERWGVTVEDPGEPSRLLAEGDTIEFGDAVLQVIETPGHTPGGIVLFTATDQGDIAFVGDTLFPSSHGRTDLEGGDECAMLHSLTKLARLLPADTHCLVGHGRSTTMAEELEFNPFMSAS from the coding sequence ATGGAGCTCGATACCGATCCGAAAGGCAGCATCCAAATTGAGACTGTGGTGAACGGTCCCATCGAGACGAACACGTATTTCGTGATCTCGGGCGCTGAGGCGGTGGTCATCGATCCGGCTTGGGATGGCGCGAAGCTCACCCGTGATTTCGAGAAGGGCTACCCGGGCGTCACGATTCGCGCGATCATCTCGACGCATGGTCATGCCGATCACGTGGGCGGTGTGGCCGCGATGCGCAAGGAGCTGGGGGCTGACGTGGCGTTTCTGATATCGGCCGCCGATGCCGCGTTGATAGGGACTGCCATCAAGAGCATGAAGGAGCGCTGGGGCGTGACCGTGGAGGATCCCGGTGAGCCCTCTCGTCTGCTCGCCGAGGGCGACACCATAGAGTTCGGTGACGCGGTCCTCCAAGTGATCGAGACACCCGGTCACACGCCCGGCGGCATCGTTTTGTTCACGGCGACCGATCAGGGCGATATCGCTTTCGTCGGCGACACGCTGTTTCCGAGCAGCCACGGTCGCACGGATCTCGAGGGGGGCGACGAGTGCGCGATGCTGCACTCGCTGACGAAGCTCGCCCGGCTGCTGCCTGCCGACACCCACTGTCTGGTCGGACACGGTCGCAGTACAACGATGGCCGAGGAACTCGAGTTCAACCCGTTCATGTCAGCCTCCTGA
- the recJ gene encoding single-stranded-DNA-specific exonuclease RecJ — MASLEGCRRWTMVSGDRRSAGLLAEELGVAPLVARIMVARGISSVRAAKRFLEPSLDRDWGDPLAIPGMADASMRLARAIEEHESIAIFGDFDVDGITSTCLLTEGLRALGARVQPFIPNRFGEGYGITETALERVIRACAPSLIVTVDNGIAAGAEVDYLCERGIDLVVTDHHEPGESVPQGVPVVDPKLEASGCSHELAGAGVALKLVQALGDRSGAPDLWRGLTDLAALGTVSDMMELTPENRALVADGIARVRDSSRPAFSALASLAGVDLSAMTAEALSFSLIPRLNAAGRLADPALALDLLLEWDPVEAGRRAAELEKINTRRRELEAELAEDALALVGRASCIGRVIVAGKEGWHEGVKGIVASRLVNRFHVPVVLFSIEGGIARGSGRSVGSVNLFDAMSRCADLLIRFGGHAGAVGATLDAARLPDLRERLAEILDELPAEAFEDRAEIATEVALSELDVKTVAQISVLEPFGRGNAAPLLAARGVTMIDRAGVGRSADHMRFRATDGIATVPAIMFRAPDVQELCACESAVDLVFQAIAERWRGQVKTKLLVKDILVRSPAPIRSSAPTAEPRSPLVVETGESVAPRADAEEASARRARFAALTQEELTTALLQAFIGDGRLHRAQREALDALSQAQSCLAIMGTGRGKSLVFQVHAVREALRRGRASVLVYPLRALVADQAFHLVGACESFGLTVGVLTGETDSSARESAFDALASGGLDIVLTTPEFFTIHAERFAASGRIGFVVIDEAHHAGLAKSGQRSAYLDMPRALDQMDAPTVLATTATADADVSSEICSLLHIERVVVDESVRANLRLEDGRDLACREDRLVSIVARGEKCVVYVNSRDRSVALTRMLRKRVPDIAVAIAYYNAGLSRLDRCRVEDAFREGTLVCIVSTSAFGEGVNLPDIRHVVLYHMPFSAVEFNQMSGRAGRDGETACIHLLYTRRDARINENLLDAAAPPREELAVLYRALQTLRQSGRGGADGVSVRAPDGEIAQMCHAIRSTCRIDERSVDAGISIFEELGLLRVIGFDEHRAIEMGSASVRVELTRSILYLEGLHARLAFSSFMKWALDAPSRDMLARMNRPITPRAEHAIG; from the coding sequence TCCGGCGATCGCCGATCCGCCGGACTGCTTGCTGAGGAGCTGGGAGTCGCCCCGCTCGTCGCCAGAATCATGGTCGCACGCGGTATCAGCTCGGTGCGCGCCGCGAAGCGCTTTCTCGAGCCCTCGCTCGATCGTGACTGGGGCGATCCCCTCGCGATCCCGGGCATGGCGGATGCGTCGATGCGCCTCGCCCGAGCGATCGAGGAGCATGAGTCCATTGCGATATTCGGCGATTTCGACGTCGACGGCATCACATCGACCTGTCTGCTCACCGAGGGCCTGCGCGCGCTCGGTGCGCGCGTCCAACCGTTCATCCCCAACCGTTTCGGCGAGGGCTACGGCATCACCGAGACCGCGCTCGAGCGCGTGATCCGAGCGTGCGCGCCCAGCCTGATCGTCACCGTTGACAACGGCATCGCCGCCGGAGCGGAGGTGGACTACCTCTGCGAGCGCGGCATCGATCTGGTCGTGACCGATCACCATGAGCCGGGTGAGTCGGTGCCCCAGGGGGTGCCCGTGGTCGATCCCAAGCTCGAAGCGAGCGGCTGCTCGCATGAGCTTGCGGGGGCGGGCGTCGCTCTCAAACTCGTGCAGGCCCTCGGCGACAGATCGGGTGCTCCCGACCTGTGGCGAGGGCTCACCGATCTCGCCGCGCTCGGGACCGTATCGGATATGATGGAGCTCACGCCCGAGAATCGCGCTCTCGTCGCCGACGGGATCGCCCGCGTGCGCGACTCGTCGCGACCAGCCTTCAGCGCGCTCGCGTCGCTGGCCGGAGTCGATCTGAGCGCCATGACGGCCGAGGCGCTCTCCTTCTCCTTGATCCCGCGCCTGAATGCAGCGGGTCGCCTCGCCGATCCCGCGCTCGCGCTCGATCTCCTGCTCGAGTGGGATCCCGTCGAGGCGGGTCGGCGCGCCGCTGAGCTGGAGAAGATCAACACCCGCCGCCGTGAACTCGAGGCGGAGCTCGCTGAGGACGCCCTCGCCCTGGTGGGACGGGCCTCCTGTATCGGCCGCGTCATCGTCGCGGGCAAGGAGGGCTGGCACGAAGGCGTGAAGGGCATCGTGGCGAGTCGGCTCGTCAACCGTTTCCATGTTCCCGTCGTGCTCTTCTCGATCGAGGGTGGCATCGCACGCGGATCGGGGCGCTCAGTCGGTTCCGTGAACCTGTTCGATGCGATGAGTCGCTGCGCGGATCTGCTGATCCGGTTCGGCGGCCATGCGGGTGCCGTCGGCGCCACCCTGGATGCCGCCCGACTGCCCGACCTTCGCGAGCGTCTCGCGGAGATTCTCGATGAGCTGCCAGCTGAGGCCTTTGAGGATCGAGCTGAGATCGCGACGGAGGTTGCTCTCTCCGAACTCGATGTCAAGACGGTGGCGCAGATATCGGTGCTCGAGCCGTTCGGTCGCGGCAACGCGGCGCCTCTGCTCGCGGCGCGCGGAGTCACGATGATCGATCGAGCCGGAGTCGGCAGGAGCGCGGATCACATGCGTTTCCGGGCGACCGACGGGATCGCGACGGTGCCGGCCATCATGTTCAGGGCTCCGGACGTGCAGGAGCTGTGCGCATGTGAGAGCGCCGTCGACCTCGTGTTTCAGGCGATCGCCGAGCGGTGGCGCGGTCAGGTCAAGACCAAGTTGCTCGTAAAGGATATCCTGGTGCGCTCACCCGCGCCGATTCGGTCGAGCGCACCGACCGCGGAGCCGCGCTCGCCGCTCGTCGTCGAAACGGGTGAGTCGGTCGCGCCTCGCGCAGACGCTGAGGAGGCGTCCGCGCGGCGGGCGCGATTCGCAGCGCTGACGCAGGAGGAGCTCACGACCGCCTTGCTTCAGGCGTTCATCGGCGACGGCCGGCTCCACCGAGCGCAGCGCGAAGCGCTCGATGCGCTGTCGCAGGCGCAGAGCTGTCTTGCGATCATGGGCACCGGCCGCGGCAAGTCGCTTGTATTCCAGGTGCATGCCGTCAGGGAGGCGCTGCGCCGCGGTCGCGCGAGCGTGTTGGTCTATCCGCTGCGGGCGCTCGTGGCAGACCAGGCCTTCCATCTCGTCGGGGCATGCGAGTCGTTCGGTCTCACCGTCGGAGTCCTCACCGGTGAGACCGATTCCTCTGCTCGTGAGAGCGCGTTTGACGCATTGGCCTCCGGCGGACTCGATATCGTCTTGACCACGCCGGAGTTTTTCACCATCCATGCAGAGCGCTTCGCGGCCTCAGGGCGGATCGGTTTCGTCGTCATCGATGAGGCGCATCACGCCGGTCTCGCGAAGTCGGGGCAGCGCAGCGCCTATCTCGATATGCCAAGGGCTCTCGATCAGATGGACGCGCCGACCGTTCTGGCGACGACTGCGACGGCTGATGCCGACGTGAGTTCCGAGATCTGCTCGCTGCTGCACATCGAGCGCGTCGTCGTCGATGAGTCGGTCCGCGCCAACCTGCGGCTCGAGGACGGACGCGACCTGGCATGCCGAGAGGATCGCCTCGTCTCGATCGTCGCTCGCGGCGAGAAGTGCGTGGTCTATGTGAACTCACGTGATCGCTCCGTCGCCTTGACGCGCATGTTGCGCAAGCGCGTTCCGGACATCGCTGTCGCCATCGCGTACTACAACGCCGGTCTCTCGCGTCTTGATCGCTGCCGCGTCGAGGACGCCTTTCGCGAGGGAACGCTCGTCTGCATCGTCTCGACTTCCGCATTCGGCGAGGGCGTCAATCTGCCCGACATCCGCCATGTCGTCTTGTATCACATGCCGTTCAGCGCCGTGGAGTTCAATCAGATGAGCGGACGAGCCGGTCGCGATGGGGAGACGGCCTGCATCCATCTGCTGTATACGCGCCGCGACGCGCGCATAAACGAGAACCTGCTCGATGCCGCAGCGCCCCCTCGAGAAGAGCTCGCGGTGCTGTATCGGGCGCTTCAGACGTTGCGACAGAGCGGCCGGGGGGGAGCCGACGGGGTCAGCGTTCGCGCGCCTGACGGGGAGATCGCGCAGATGTGCCATGCCATTCGGTCAACATGCCGCATCGATGAACGCAGCGTCGACGCGGGCATCTCCATCTTCGAGGAGCTCGGTCTTCTGCGCGTCATCGGATTCGACGAGCATCGCGCCATCGAGATGGGCTCGGCGTCCGTGCGCGTCGAACTCACGCGCTCGATTCTCTATCTCGAGGGTCTTCATGCGCGGCTGGCGTTCTCCTCATTCATGAAATGGGCGCTCGATGCGCCGTCACGTGATATGCTGGCTCGAATGAATCGCCCGATCACCCCTCGGGCGGAACATGCGATCGGATAG